The Alnus glutinosa chromosome 1, dhAlnGlut1.1, whole genome shotgun sequence region AGATAGATATTCTTACATCTCGATCGCACGTCCATGCATGTTCCAAGACATCGCATTTAACTCCCTACACAAACCTTTCACAACAATATCCGTCTTTAGGGTTCTCCCCACAGGTACCTTCACTAAAGAATAAGTAGGATCAAGTTCCAATTAAACTTCATTATTCTAGACTTCTCTTTTACGATAAAGCCCTAAGGATTTGAGACAGACGATGAACTCTGTTCAGtgataaaaccctaaccctaagcacTCTGACCAATATACCCCTTGATAATATCAATGCACATGtacccaaagaagaagaagaagaagaagaagaagaagaagaagaaagaacaaaactTAAAGAGGGGAAAAAAGATACAAACCCCATTAATATCTCGATCcatatttgaataatttattaGTACAAAGaataacacaaaaaagaaaaaaagaaacgagTCCCTCCAAAGACTAAAGGCTAGCTAGTCATTTTACAGTGGTAATCCAAAAGGTCTATATGAAATGGTGAATTAAGTGGGTTCGTCTCTAAAGACAAAACCCAGATGAGTGAGTAAGAGAGGGAATTACATAccattaaaagataaaaattaaccattaatcTACTCCTCTTTCGGCTGATCCTTTCGCATCTGCGACGGCACGATGTCCTGAAGAAGTCCATGGTCTCTAAGCAAAGCTTCGGGAGATGTGCCAAAACGTCTCTCTCGAACAAAACTATGAAACGAGGGATTCAAATTAGTTGCGCCAACATTCAAAGGCGGCTGTGAGCTATACATATAATTAGGCTGTTGATACTGCGGCTGTGGAACAACAAACGGCGAACCCAAGACACCGAAGCCAGCGGATTCTGCCGAAATTCCTATGTTTCCACGTGGCGTCACCGGGCACGGATGAGAGTGCTGTCCTTCATAGGTCGTCACCACAGTCGAAGGGTCGTCGCAGGAACGCTCCACTCGCTTCTTTACGCCACATCCAGCAGTGGTGCAACGGTAGTAGCTCCtgtacacaaaaaaataaaaacaataaacattTCGTGTGCCTTAAGAAAGTTAACAAAAAGTTTGATGATAATTACAATGAAACGCgttgaaattaaatttggagCAAACTTAATGGATCAGTTAATTATAGAGGggtgtttgatatatatatatatatatacatacctGGGATAAGGGCTGTTCTTCACAGCTTTCTGGCCGTACTTTCTCCATCTATACCCATCATCCAGATGATCAACCTCGCTCTTTGTCATGAATGCAAATCTCGGCTCTCTTTGCCTTTTTTGATTCTTCTTTTTGGGTTTCAACCTAAACCCACATACAGAAATAGAACACTTTTAACCTTTTCGTAGCAAAAGTTCAAAAGGGTTAAATAGGAACCCCATGAAATTCATgcttaattaaattaaacacaaaaacaaaaaagatcacACCCATTCAATTATCAAttccttttctctttaattACCCCATCACTCATTCTCATGTTTCACCAAAACCAAGTACAATTACCAGACATGACTTAGAAAAGTAGCTAGATTcaaaagacagaaaaaaaaaaaaaaaaaaaaaagtagatgaagaagaagaagagaagagaagagaaagaaagactAAGAAGGCTTACTGTTTCTTAGTCTTTTCTTGGTCCTGGTCCTCCTCTTCTCCACCAGCCTTAGTTTGTTCCTCATTCGCTGCTTCATTGGAATAAGAAGAAATCGACGACGAGTTGGGTGTCGCCGGAGTGTTCACCACCTCGGAAGACTCGGGGAGCGTCGAGGCCGGCGAGGGAACAAGCGTTTGCTGAGGTTCCGGAGGCTGAGGCATCATCGGCGCTGGAAACAAATCGAATAAAGATGGGCTATCAAAGTCTTGGATGCCCAGCATGTCCATGTAGCCTAAAGACAACCCCTTTTGATGATGATCACTCTCCATACATGGCATGTCAAAGATGCTCGACAAAGGAAAACTGCTCGGAATCTCATCGGAAAATGTCGAATTTGCCATTGAATTCTCGGTCTTCAGCTCCTCTCTCTTGTCCATCGACTTGATCAGCAGCACATATTCTTCATTCGAACTAGTTTAATTTTAttacacacagagagagagagagagagagagacagagagagactgTTTGGTTTTTTGGGAGTGTGAATGGAGAGCTTTGGGTTAAGATTTTGGGGAACAGGTTGGCTAATAGAGGTTTCCCACCTAGGAACGTGACCGGCAGTTGCCAGTTAACCCTGCGTACGGACCTTGTGGACGGGACGGTGTTCGCATTAAATGTAGTGAGGACCGCCTCTGAGGGTCCACATTGGCATACGCGGCTTTTTGACTGGTTTACCGGTTGAGTGTGTGGAAGGCCGCTTTGGGATGACACGTGGGCTGGAAAAAAGGTTCACTCGTTTGGTTGCGATTTCTTCTCCtctattttttgagtttcttTCGCGGCTCACCTTTTTAACGCCAAAATTACCCcaaattttttggttttctctttccCTTTGGTGTCGTCTTAACAACGGACAAAATCACTTGGTTaaaatgaccaaaatgcccCCTTTAATAAtatctattcttttttataCCAAACACTGACAAATTATTTTGGTCAATTAGTGATTAAAATGGAAAAATTAGTATCAAAATGTATTGTTGGTATTTGTTTTATCCGCGCACAATAATATTAATGCATAAAtcgctaaaaaaaattaaaaaaaaaaaaatatatatatatatatatctttaagCGTCGTTGTAACGTGGCATTAGACtctaattatatttatttaaagtatttGTTTTCACATCTTGATAGCCTCACAGTCTACTCAAGATTTTAAACTCAACAGTAACAAATAAACACGAGAATTATGATCGTTGCGGGACTTAATCTAATACCTTATAGTGCAAGCGAGTTATACGACGACAACCAACCATGCATGTTGCAGCCGTGTCCGCATTCATCCTTCACTTTCAATAGAATTTGGGACATGCAATTTAGGAGAACTCTATAAATGGATATATTCTCGCTATTTCGTATAAGTATATAGCATTTGAATTTTCACATGGATTTGACTTTTCCATGTTGAATTACTCCCATATTTCTCTGTAGTTTACATACATCGCATCGATCAAATCAGTTCATCTAAACATATATAGGAAAGAGAATGAAAAGTCCGATCCTAGCTAGCTTTTACCAACAGTTAGGATCAGATTGTTTTGATTATTCTACTGCTTTATTAATTAGCTTAAAGTAAACACGTAcgttcttaattaattagctgtCACAAATCTTTTGGCCGGATTCCATACGTACATTGTGCAATATGCTGAAACTTCCTGTTGTACGTATTGGATGTGCAAGGGAAcgcaacatatatatatgcatgatgtTGATCAATATCGATCCAAAAACATAATATTAGAATCTTTATGAGAAAGTTGAAAACGTGTTAAGCGGACCAACCATATTGCTGGCCTTATTAATGGGAATACATGTCAacgtcttatatatatatatatatatatatatatatatatatatatatatatatatatatatatatatatttgttttttttaaattatttgagtTGGTAATGCTAGGGCAACTCTTTCCACCAATATTGATTAAGATTAACTATATATAACCTATTAAGCCTAGCTAATTAATATGAGAAATTCTTTAGGGTGGAAGGGCATCTCAGTAATATTAACTAGTTGGTTGCGTCATGCGGTAAACTTTCCATAAGAGCAAAAGCAAACAAATTCCTAGAAGAGAGAAAAGATTGAAATTTTCccggaaagtaaaagaaaaaggagaagtacataatacatataatataatgCCTGCCTGGTGTGAGCGTGTGAAAGAAGCTTCGGCACGTGTAGTCCATGCCTGACATGTTGTGCGCATGATGACACAAATCCTACGTCACTTTTTGACTCACCCTCGCTCGCTTCTTTCCCGACAGGCCGACGCCGTCAATTGACGACTATTTCTCCCCTCTTTctaatcaaaatatattttaacccatcttaataatatataacacTACTGTGTCTTCCTTCTTTTAATGGCAAGAGTATCCTGTATTTTGctcgtacatatatatatatatatatatatatatatatatatatatatatatatatatatatatatattttatcccTGTGTTTTAACCTCGTTCACATATTTGCCTTGTCCAATCAAGATCAGTTTGCGATTTAAAAGGTTGAGTAGTATCCACTTTATGAACAAGTGTTGGGATCTAATGTCATATCATGCATGAGTTTAACATGATTAGGATTTCGgccattaaaaaatatttatcttaaTTAATAGTCAAGCAACATTAAAATGACAATTAtaatataacttttattataattctcttataaattcctgtataaaaataaaaaaaattatcaatgtgaTTCAAGCATAATGAAAGGCAAATTAAGCAAACCCCCCACccccaaaacattaaaaaaaaaaaaaaaaaaatcgaaccTAGAGCAGCAATCTTAAGTGATGGATGGTCTTCATGTGACATGTGTTATGATTGCACATTAAAGGTATGATAATCATGACCAGATTTTGAGGTACAAACTGGTTACTACGGagaaaaattccaaaaactTGCATGTCAATTCAAATATTCAATCACGAGAAAAGATTTGGGtctcaaagtaaaaaaaaaaataaataaataatttgtatacttcatgtgaaACCAGCTTTGCCACGATACACGGCCCTGGTCCCCAAGGCCCAGAACTGAACGTGGGACAACCAAAGCCAAGACAAATTAAGCCAATCCCGTTTAAACAAATCTTAGTGCTTTTGTTGTCCCACGTATCAAATCCAACGGCTAACTTTTCTTTGATCTGCCTTCCCCAAAGAAAATGCACTTTTACGCGGTTTTGGTATATTCTACCATTGCTTCCGGTACACGCCCTCTAgatcttttgctttcttttttttccttatttctctTCCAGTTTTCccacctttcttttctttccatcaagttttcaaatttttaatcaCAGAGCCAGAGGTGACAATGTTTTAGATGTGGACGTTTCTAGCGTGTCACAGCTCTTTTCCACTTTCCATTTAAGGGTTCTTTTACCTCCTCATTTATTCACCtaataagttttataaattttgaccTTTTGATAAATAGTCCAATCCAtctttcatcttttcttttttttttttttttttctttttttttttcttttttttttttctttttttaagaaaaacacaataataataataataataataataataataataataataggagAGTCATTTTGCAAAAGAGCAATAGAAATGATGTTCCACCTCTACCACCTCCTCTTCAGGCTGGATCTTTATCCCTCTACCACTAGAAAAGGGAGCGTGATAGGAACCCACAACGAATAACATACATAATATTGATAGTGAATCCAATTAGGATTGAAATTTAACTACAAGACAACCGCTTATCAATTCTGAATACCATTGCCCCTTTAATAACACTAACGCCCACGATTAACAACTACTAAAATGAGACGATGCTAATGCTATTGTGGGAAATGTACCCTCTCAAagttttaccattttttttaatgattatttTCCCTTTAGTGTTTAAAAATTGGCAATATACCCCAACTaagtttctaaaattttcaatataatCACTCcgttaattacttttttcattttctaactgaaattattgaaaatacCTAAATGCCCCCactttcataaaataaaataaaaattaaaaaaaaaaaaaaaaaaaaaaacaataaaagaaagaaagaaagaaagaaaaagaaaaaacaaaggggTAGTCGTAACACCCTCAAGGGCCatatgggggtggctcggccaacC contains the following coding sequences:
- the LOC133879740 gene encoding probable WRKY transcription factor 48 → MDKREELKTENSMANSTFSDEIPSSFPLSSIFDMPCMESDHHQKGLSLGYMDMLGIQDFDSPSLFDLFPAPMMPQPPEPQQTLVPSPASTLPESSEVVNTPATPNSSSISSYSNEAANEEQTKAGGEEEDQDQEKTKKQLKPKKKNQKRQREPRFAFMTKSEVDHLDDGYRWRKYGQKAVKNSPYPRSYYRCTTAGCGVKKRVERSCDDPSTVVTTYEGQHSHPCPVTPRGNIGISAESAGFGVLGSPFVVPQPQYQQPNYMYSSQPPLNVGATNLNPSFHSFVRERRFGTSPEALLRDHGLLQDIVPSQMRKDQPKEE